The following are encoded together in the Panicum virgatum strain AP13 chromosome 6K, P.virgatum_v5, whole genome shotgun sequence genome:
- the LOC120712145 gene encoding uncharacterized protein LOC120712145: protein MISNEKCLDSISDINSYVGNLTSSYTDKSNEPNMVAASVIMFALAGLFFNLNLFSGITDTSAILDPKVRLFLSSALSLFLPVMSYLFSEAKNNHNAADQYYTNKGGSAYVADLSLRAGIILAWMLLVELLRKKVDEIRMRGYSGTIQRAGRVVWLGSLVFFNIKSTGRKVVFAILWILCATRVLQRIAFTEFGKRSYAHGKNARLISSYMAQMLEQQEEEPRATVGVAGDEVLKECNYIVMGEEMLVDIEPTADGYKLDKKASSRGYDDGGGVVRLIRENDGIVTVGKVWELDDKDKFFTSLEQIQRLKRICLSFALFKLLRRRFEHLPTLSKQEEDDSRDLLLKGLYDTNGETASSSAEAMFQVMNDEVNFLSEYYHSVVPVVLASPFFLFLNYIILNIVIAVLCVMTVIICANGDVRYAFQSIITDNYTLKSGVFKIVICLLHRVNKPEAFFSIVDLSITVLLFIIYFYEEIWEFFVFLLSNWFMVSMLYNYISKPRWLRNTTFRGTMFWVGFSIIMWLRSKMSHPSRLEIKQFSVLNVRWPLKLPLFAAFTGLAVQKRLVPNSVKKSIMDYLVEDGREIHLDRGRSALRKNFLSDKLSWACQSDSVAEVILTWHIATSIMEVERRPQSIAAEETTFSRVAITLSKYCAYLVAFHPELLPENPEKVELVFEEMKKELKAMIGCREYYFSTQRARIQKLIDGPTTLTPSDECSKVVRDGVKLGKLLMTDAADNKWKVLADVWTELIIYLAPSSDEERVIGHEGALVQGSEFITVLWALTTHIGVSRPPTEKPPATTYHVDLEG from the coding sequence ATGATCAGCAACGAGAAGTGCCTAGACAGTATTAGCGACATCAACAGCTACGTCGGTAACCTCACATCATCCTACACCGACAAGAGCAATGAGCCCAACATGGTTGCAGCCTCCGTGATCATGTTCGCCCTCGCCGGGCTCTTCTTCAACCTCAACCTCTTCAGCGGCATCACTGACACCAGCGCCATCCTCGACCCCAAAGTTCGGCTCTTCCTCTCCTCGGcgctctccctcttcctccccgTCATGTCCTACCTCTTCTCCGAAGCCAAGAACAACCATAATGCTGCCGACCAGTACTACACTAACAAGGGGGGCTCTGCCTATGTCGCCGACCTCTCTCTGAGGGCCGGCatcatcttggcatggatgctCCTGGTGGAGCTCCTGCGCAAGAAGGTGGACGAGATCCGCATGCGCGGATACTCCGGCACCATCCAGCGCGCCGGCCGCGTCGTCTGGCTGGGAAGCCTCGTCTTCTTCAACATCAAGAGCACCGGCCGGAAGGTGGTGTTCGCCATCCTCTGGATCCTCTGCGCCACCCGCGTGCTACAGAGGATCGCCTTCACCGAGTTCGGGAAGCGGTCCTATGCCCATGGCAAGAACGCCCGCCTCATCAGCTCGTACATGGCCCAGATgctggagcagcaggaggaggagcctcGAGCTACTGTCGGCGTTGCTGGAGATGAGGTGTTGAAGGAGTGCAACTACATTGTCATGGGAGAAGAGATGCTGGTGGACATCGAGCCCACTGCAGATGGCTACAAGCTGGACAAGAAGGCCAGCTCCCGAGGCtatgacgacggcggcggcgttgtcCGGTTGATCAGAGAAAACGATGGCATCGTCACCGTCGGCAAAGTCTGGGAGCTGGACGACAAGGACAAGTTTTTCACCTCCCTAGAGCAGATCCAACGCCTGAAGAGGATCTGCCTCTCGTTCGCTCTCTTCAAGCTGCTGCGCCGAAGGTTTGAGCACCTGCCGACGCTGAGCAAACAAGAAGAGGACGACTCCCGGGACCTCCTCCTGAAAGGCCTCTACGACACCAACGGCGAAACCGCAAGCAGCTCAGCCGAAGCAATGTTCCAGGTCATGAACGACGAGGTCAACTTCCTTAGCGAGTACTACCACTCTGTTGTCCCTGTCGTCCTTGCAagccccttcttcctcttcctcaacTACATTATCCTCAACATAGTCATCGCCGTCCTGTGCGTCATGACCGTCATTATCTGCGCCAATGGTGACGTCCGCTACGCGTTCCAGAGCATAATCACAGATAACTACACCTTGAAATCTGGGGTTTTCAAGATAGTTATCTGCCTTCTGCATAGAGTCAACAAACCTGAAGCCTTCTTCTCCATCGTAGACCTCTCCATCACCGTCCTTCTGTTCATCATCTACTTCTACGAGGAGATATGGGagttcttcgtcttcctcctctccaaCTGGTTCATGGTGTCCATGCTCTACAACTACATCTCCAAACCACGCTGGCTGAGGAACACCACCTTCCGGGGCACCATGTTCTGGGTGGGCTTCAGCATCATCATGTGGCTGCGGAGCAAGATGAGTCACCCCAGCCGCCTTGAAATCAAGCAGTTCTCCGTCCTGAATGTCCGCTGGCCGCTCAAGCTGCCACTGTTCGCCGCGTTCACTGGCTTAGCAGTGCAAAAGAGGCTAGTGCCCAACAGTGTGAAGAAATCCATCATGGACTACCTAGTGGAAGATGGACGTGAAATCCATCTTGACCGTGGCAGGTCCGCACTGCGCAAGAACTTCCTATCTGACAAGTTGTCGTGGGCATGCCAGAGCGACAGCGTCGCCGAGGTCATCCTCACGTGGCACATCGCCACCAGCATCATGGAGGTGGAGCGCCGACCGCAGAGCATAGCAGCAGAAGAAACAACCTTCAGCAGGGTGGCCATTACGCTGTCCAAATACTGTGCCTACCTGGTAGCCTTCCACCCGGAGCTACTGCCGGAGAATCCGGAGAAGGTGGAGCTCGTTTTCGAGGAGATGAAGAAGGAGCTCAAGGCCATGATCGGCTGTCGGGAGTACTACTTCTCGACGCAACGGGCGCGGATCCAGAAGCTCATTGATGGCCCGACGACGCTGACCCCCAGTGATGAATGCAGCAAAGTTGTGCGTGACGGCGTGAAGCTAGGCAAACTTCTGATGACAGACGCAGCTGACAACAAGTGGAAGGTGTTGGCGGATGTGTGGACGGAGCTCATCATCTACCTGGCGCCATCGAGCGACGAGGAGCGCGTGATCGGCCATGAGGGCGCCCTGGTGCAAGGAAGCGAGTTTATCACCGTGCTCTGGGCGCTCACCACCCACATCGGCGTGTCCAGGCCACCGACCGAAAAACCACCGGCAACAACTTACCACGTTGATCTCGAAGGATGA
- the LOC120712146 gene encoding aspartyl protease family protein At5g10770-like, translating into MPLVPSLFLLLLLHLSCSPTVQLAAADEHKYTLVAMSSLKPKATCSGYRVSPPQNITWVPLNHPHGPCSPLSDAATPSLAELLHHDQLRVDGIHMRLSNDTPGDSKKTQSDQNYQTESYGNVVHAHVGGAGHPPPLKHQGSSQLRRNIDASAAAAGSRSSSLPGVLQTFVLDTASDVPWVQCLPCPIPPCHPQVDSFYDPSRSPSSAPFSCTSPTCTGLGTYANGCVNNQCQYRVVYPDGTSTSGSYIADLLTFDASNAVPSFKFGCSHAEQGSFDSRAAGILALGGGPESLLSQTASRYGKVFAYCIPASSSYSGFFILGVPSLASSRYVVTPMVRFSQATFYGVRLRAITVGGQPLGVGPTVFAAGSVLDSRTDITRLPPTAYQALRAAFRSSMSMYRSAPPKGILDTCYDFTGVVNIKLPKITLVFDRNAVVVLDSSGILFHDCLAFASNANDRMPGILGSVQQQTIEVLYNVDGGTVGFRQGAC; encoded by the exons ATGCCGCTTGTTCCGTCTTTATTTTTATTACTACTTCTGCACCTGTCCTGTTCTCCAACTGTCCAGCTAGCAGCTGCAGATGAACATAAGTACACACTCGTGGCAATGAGCTCGCTGAAACCCAAAGCTACGTGCTCCGGATACAGAG TGTCTCCACCCCAGAACATTACGTGGGTACCACTGAATCACCCCCATGGACCGTGCTCGCCATTGTCGGACGCTGCAACGCCGTCCTTGGCCGAGCTGCTCCACCATGACCAGCTCCGTGTCGACGGCATTCACATGAGGCTCTCTAACGACACTCCTGGTGATAGTAAGAAGACGCAGTCGGACCAAAATTATCAGACAGAGTCTTACGGCAATGTAGTTCATGCCCACGTTGGCGGAGCTGGACACCCCCCTCCTTTGAAGCACCAAGGTTCTTCCCAGCTTCGTCGCAATATTGATGCgtcagctgccgccgccggaagcAGGTCATCCAGCCTTCCCGGAGTGCTCCAGACGTTCGTTTTGGACACAGCCAGCGACGTGCCGTGGGTGCAGTGCCTGCCCTGCCCCATCCCGCCGTGTCACCCCCAGGTGGACAGCTTCTACGACCCAAGCAGGTCGCCCTCCTCCGCGCCTTTCTCCTGCACCTCCCCGACCTGCACCGGGCTCGGCACCTACGCCAATGGCTGCGTCAACAACCAGTGCCAGTACCGCGTCGTCTACCCGGACGGCACGTCCACGTCCGGAAGCTACATCGCTGACCTGCTCACCTTCGACGCCAGCAACGCCGTTCCAAGCTTCAAGTTTGGGTGCAGCCATGCCGAGCAGGGCAGCTTCGACAGCCGGGCGGCGGGGATTctggcgctcggcggcggccccgaGTCGCTGCTGTCCCAGACCGCGTCCCGTTACGGTAAGGTCTTCGCGTACTGCATCCCGGCGTCGAGCAGCTACTCCGGGTTCTTCATCCTCGGCGTGCCCAGCCTTGCCTCCTCCAGGTACGTTGTCACGCCCATGGTGAGGTTCAGTCAGGCCACGTTTTACGGCGTGCGCCTCCGTGCCATCACTGTCGGTGGGCAGCCGCTCGGCGTGGGCCCCACGGTGTTCGCCGCCGGCTCCGTGCTGGACTCCCGCACCGACATTACGCGCCTGCCGCCGACGGCGTACCAGGCCCTGCGCGCCGCGTTCAGAAGCAGCATGAGCATGTACCGCTCGGCTCCGCCCAAGGGGATCCTCGACACTTGCTACGACTTCACCGGCGTCGTCAACATCAAGCTGCCCAAGATCACCTTGGTGTTCGACCGGAACGCCGTGGTGGTGCTGGACTCCTCGGGCATCCTCTTCCACGACTGTCTCGCCTTCGCCTCCAATGCCAACGATCGCATGCCGGGCATCCTCGGCAGCGTGCAGCAGCAGACCATTGAGGTCCTCTACAACGTCGATGGCGGCACCGTGGGCTTCCGCCAAGGCGCGTGCTAA